From Juglans regia cultivar Chandler chromosome 8, Walnut 2.0, whole genome shotgun sequence, the proteins below share one genomic window:
- the LOC108991131 gene encoding afadin- and alpha-actinin-binding protein-like has protein sequence MPETDADFDLRPSPQSAFTIGEYAFADVGNLEHCAKYLNRTLITYGFPASLDLFANDPVSVARTCNCLYSLLQQRQRDVEFRDSASEQRQRLLSDISRLEAKVERLEAQLQAKDREIATITRTEAKATAAFKAQIEKLRQERDEFQRMVLGNQQAKTQQIHEMKKKEKEYVKLQERLNQVSMEKKKESRSGMEIMNLLQKEGRQRGTWNVKKADNDFYKKIVDAYEAKNQGLMAENADLRALLRSMQMDMRDFLNAPNGLSKQSVAVNEGVETDPSKSPLGGRTDVFDLPFHMARGQIEESLRNKMTSIKERMVQLQDAQKGSEVTSESTERELELEAQLVEARSIIQEQASEMSKHLSKSERPRG, from the exons ATGCCAGAGACCGACGCGGACTTCGATCTCAGA CCATCCCCTCAGTCCGCCTTCACAATCGG AGAGTACGCATTTGCCGATGTGGGAAATTTGGAACACTGCGCTAAGTACTTGAACCGGACGCTTATTACGTACGGATTCCCGGCTTCTCTCGATCTGTTCGCCAATGATCCG GTTTCTGTTGCGAGAACTTGCAATTGTCTATACTCGTTGCTTCAACAGAGGCAGCGGGATGTTGAATTTAGAGACTCTGCTAGTGAGCAGAGACAGAG GCTACTATCGGACATATCGAGATTAGAAGCAAAAGTTGAGAGGCTTGAGGCACAATTACAAGCCAAGGATAGGGAGATAGCAACCATTACGCGAACG GAAGCTAAAGCTACGGCAGCCTTTAAGGCCCAAATCGAAAAGCTTCGGCAGGAGCGAGATGAGTTTCAAAGAATGGTCCTTGGTAATCAG CAAGCAAAAACTCAACAAATACAtgagatgaagaaaaaagaaaaagagtacgTCAAATTGCAG GAAAGGCTAAACCAAGTCTCAatggaaaaaaagaaggaatCTAGATCGGGCATGGAGATAATGAATTTGCTTCAG AAAGAAGGGCGGCAGCGCGGAACATGGAATGTGAAAAAGGCCGACAATGATTTCTACAAAAAGATT GTAGATGCTTATGAGGCAAAAAATCAAGGGTTGATGGCGGAGAATGCTGATTTAAGGGCATTATTACGGTCAATGCAG ATGGACATGCGTGACTTTTTAAATGCTCCTAATGGGTTGTCCAAGCAATCTGTGGCTGTCAACGAAGGAGTTGAAACTGACCCTTCAAAGTCCCCATTGGGAGGGAGAACG GATGTCTTTGACCTGCCCTTTCACATGGCTAGAGGTCAAATAGAGGAAAGTCTCCGAAATAAGATGACTTCCATAAAG GAGCGTATGGTTCAATTGCAAGATGCACAGAAAGGTTCTGAAGTTACTTCTGAATCAACTGAGAGGGAGCTTGAACTTGAAGCTCAACTTGTTGAGGCCAGGAGCATAATCCAAGAGCAG GCATCCGAAATGTCTAAGCATCTTTCTAAGTCTGAGAGGCCAAG GGGGTAA
- the LOC108991132 gene encoding uncharacterized protein LOC108991132 codes for MKMDHQERCRWPEQKRSFLQGDEFFHKILSRNSSTGYSSSIYYHRSTEGVPFEWEMQPGTPKVLPKDEVIPPLSPPPAVLSLGLPKRCIEQPKAQTRPKLGFWNKSKNNKESKNKDKAGPRGSHCYTTDSDKFDRFELCSSSSDSEFLASPQISSSSSSSSSSSLSNGSSLQSSRLQSPGRDSFCGHLSCSPWNISALLVSIARRV; via the coding sequence ATGAAAATGGATCATCAAGAGCGTTGCAGGTGGCCAGAGCAGAAACGATCTTTTCTTCAAGGAGACGAGTTCTTTCACAAAATTCTCTCGAGGAACTCTTCCACGGGCTACTCTTCTAGTATCTATTATCACCGGAGCACTGAAGGAGTTCCCTTCGAGTGGGAAATGCAGCCAGGGACGCCCAAAGTCCTACCAAAGGATGAAGTGATTCCCCCACTCAGCCCTCCACCGGCTGTCCTGAGCTTAGGTCTCCCTAAACGATGCATTGAACAGCCTAAGGCTCAAACCCGGCCAAAGCTTGGGTTTTGGAACAAAAGCAAGAATAACAAAGAAAGTAAGAACAAAGATAAGGCAGGTCCTCGAGGAAGTCACTGTTACACAACTGACTCGGACAAATTCGATAGGTTTGAGTTATGTAGTAGCTCCTCCGACTCTGAGTTTTTGGCATCACCGCAAATTTCAagctcttcatcatcatcatcatcctcgtCTTTGTCAAACGGTTCTTCATTGCAGTCATCAAGATTACAGAGTCCGGGCAGGGATTCATTTTGTGGGCATCTCAGTTGCAGTCCTTGGAATATAAGCGCGCTTCTGGTGTCAATTGCAAGGCGAGTTTGA